The DNA window ATGTTACACTGCCTGCATTTAATGGATTAAAAGTTTCCATAAAACGTATTGTGGTTGGGCCAACTCATATAGCGTTACTCACAGAGGACAATAGAATATGTCGTGTTGCATTTACAGTATTGTCTGATCGACTGGATTTAAGTAAAAATGAACCTAACAGAAAGTATGCATTGCTGCTTctatatttgaagaaaaattaaaatatttaataaactgAATTTTTCACTGATGAAACTGATACCTGTATGTTACATTATTTCAGTACAACTAAAAATCATGTTGGAAATTCTAATTCTGCTCCAAGCGGTAGTGGAAGTAGTGGAAGCGGTAGTAGAGCAGGTATTTCTCGTTCAAGAGCAAGGATCATGAGAAGCAGCTCTGCTATTCGAGGTGGTAGTAATAGTGGAAGTAGCGGTGGCAGTGGTAGAATAGGGCCTCCGGGAGTGATCATGGGAAGTGGAAGTGGTAACAGCTCACGTCCTATTGCTTCAGTTCCTGCTCCATTTGTACCAGAAGATTTGATATCTCAAGCTCAAGTAGTACTACAAGGAAAAAGTCGTAATTTAATTATCAGAGAATTACaggttattattttacaatataattatcaattatcttataatgtgatataaattacaaatataatatatttttatagcgTACAAATTTAGATGTGAACTTAGCAGTGAATAATCTTTTATCACGAGATGATGAAGAAGGCGATGATGCTGATGATGCAGCAGATAGTTATGTACCAGAAGATCTTATATCCTTATTAGATGGAGGCTTCAGTAATGAACATTCTGTTATAATCGATGCAGACTCTATGTTTTCTGAGGATATGTTTGGTTATGCAGGCATAAGacagtaattaattttattataactcaaattcaatttatatatagttattaaaaaataggTATCGTATTTTTCAGTCGTGGAAGTTCTTCGCGAAGACTTGGTAATGACAGAGAAGGAGAACGTTCATCTGAACGTGATAGAGATCGTGATAGTTTTAGCAGATGGAGGGATCGTCAATATTATGGACCACGACGTTGGTTAGAAACTGCTTTAAAAGATTCTTGGGAAAAAGATCctggtaaatatatttttatcggaatatatagtttttaatttttacaatattcttCGTTTTAGTATTAAAGAAAGTACCaactagaaaaataatttaatatatttctattagataacaagaaaaaagagttaGCTTCTCAAAGCCCTTTGTGGATATCAGAAGAACTTGAATGGTGGCATGAACGTAGTAATGAACCTGCTCCACGTTTTGTTCAAATTGCTGCTCTTTACAGCGAATTGATAGCTGTTTCCACTTCCGGACAATTGTATCAATGGAAATGGTCCGATCCTGAACCATACAAGCATTTAGAGGTGactataatatttgtatacacatatcattttataatttaagcAAGGAAATGAAACACTAtggtaatacaattttttgagTTTAGAATCCAAATGTTCATCATCCAAAAACTATACCACTAGCATTGATGACAGAAAAAATAGTTAATATATCGGCAACAGCAATACGCTGTTCTGTTAGTACAGAAAGCGGCAAGGTAGCTACGTGGTTAGACGAACTTTTGGGACACGTAGCTTCTCGCCTGGAACATCCAGCACAGGCTTTTACTGAATTTACATTGGACAAAATTGTATCACTTCATACATGTGCTTTATATACTGTAGCAAAACTTGAAAGTGGCGCATTATATTGGTGGTTagtagtattatatattctttattgatTGTTTAATTCAAAagtcatttaatttattaagagaaactacaattaatcaattttttttttatccccttAAATAGGGGAGTTTTGCCATTTTCTCAGCGCAAAAAGTTGtgggaaaaatataaagcaaaATCACGCAAACATAGACCATCTACAGTGATATCAAATGACATTAGTTATGGTACACACGTTTGCATGAAAAACAGTCCAATGTATCAACCTGGCGCAATaggtaaattattaaatatattttttgataatagagttgataaaatatactaggaaatttcatatatgtttttacaaaatatgctcttttttttttttttttttttttttccataggaTTTACAATAGCCAATGGGGTACCAAAAGTAGGACAACTATTATCAGCTGCTTGGAATTTAGATGCAACTTGcagatttaaaatattaccaGCTGGATCACATTTACCTAATTCAAATTTTGATAAACGCGAATCAAATGGAAATGGAAATACTTCAATAAATAAGTCAAATCATAAAGAAACAGCTGATCGACTCGATATGCCACCACCTCCATCGCCTGCTTCCAGCACATGTAGCGACACAGGTAGCATCACAACGAGTcataaaagacaaaaacgTTTAACGCCTCGAAATGAAGGAGAATCTGAacgaaaagacgaagaagattgGCAATTGAAAGACGTGGTTTTTGTAGAAGATGTCAAAACCGTTCCTATTGGAAAGGTCATTAAAGTTGATGGTTGCTATGTAGCAgttaaattcttttcaaaagattcgaaagaaaaagaaaaagagactaaagaaaaagattttagtACATCTGATTTTAAAGATTTGACGGCTGAAGAATTGATCAAATTATTAGCCGACTGTAGGCTTTTAAGAAAAGATGAATTGCAAGTTATTAAATCATCGATGAATCCAAGAGCACCCGATTGCTTCCAACGTACTCCTAGAAGAGTTAATATAGTAGAAGGCTCGAGTGATAATCTTTTAACTATTGCAACCGATGGACAAGGCATTCATGCTATATTAAAAAGTGGGAATAAGTTGAGCTATGTTGTGTATAATTTAAGTACAGGAAGATATGTTCAAGATTGTTATATTCCTTCGGATATTACTGCTTTCTTGGGATTACAACCTCAAAATATTAATCTAACAAGTGCTGGGGAAAATATTGAATGTTCTATGATACTTAGAGATGGAAACAATACAATTTATCCAATAGCAAAAGATTGTGCTGATGCCATTAGAGATCCAAATTGGTTAGATTTACTCCCAGTAGTTTGCATTGGAACATCAACTATTCCCATACCAAGTTGCTCTAATTCAACAAATCTTAAAAATCAAGTTGCAGTGATTGCATTGGCATTTGACAATCTTCTACTAATGTCACGTATACTGAGATGCGATTACGATAGcgtaaaacaattattttgtaatttggAACAAGATCTTAAGGGTAATGTGACACAAATACAATCGATAGTCTTAGAACGTTGTGATGGTAATCGAAATATCCTTCATGCTTGTGTTACTATGTGTGCACCAACTTCTAATAAGAAAAGCGATAAAGATATTGGATATGCATTGGTCTCAAATGCAGTAGATGGTACCTCAGCTCCTATTGAAGAACCAATACCAACTTTGAGTTGGCCACCTGAGGCATTCGACAATACATCTGGAGAAGAAGACAGTTTGCTTAGCATAGGTGCTGCTAGTATTTCTATGATGAATAAACCTAATATAGGAGCAGCATCCAATAATACGTATATTGTAGATTCCGTTGAAAGAAGGAATAACGCGCTGCTAATACTGAAGTACATGTGCGAAAGTAATGTATTAGCTCCTTACTTGAAAGAATTACTTACAGCAAAGGATGCTCAAGGACAAACGCCATTAATGCTTGCAGTATCTGTTCGTGCATATCATGCagctttaattttattagatactATTCAAAAAGTTGGTAGAGATTCCAAAGAATGTTCAGCAATGATTCTACCTCCTGATGCTAATCCAGATTTATCTCCTTTATTCGTGACTTGCTGTAATGATACTTGCAGCTTTACCTGGACAGGCGCAGATCATATCAATCAGGACATATTTGAATGTAGAACCTGCGGTTTAACAGGATCGTTATGTTGTTGCACCGAATGTGCTCGTGTTTGCCATAGAGGACATGATTGCAAACTTAAAAGGACATCACCAACAGCATACTGCGATTGTTGGGAAAAATGTAAATGTCGTGCTCTTATCGCTGGTTATCAAGTTGCACGTTATGATCTTTTGTGCCGACTTGTAGTTAACACTGATCTTGCAACAAAAATCAATTCACGAGGAGAatgcattttattatttttggcCCAGACAGTAGGAAGGCAATTCATAGAACAGCGCCAATTTAGACCAGCAACTCGACCTCGATCGACATCTGCGAGTCGTAAAGCACCATCATCAGATGGtatactatatttttatttttataaatataaatatataaacataaataaatgatatatatatatatatatatatatatatatatatatatatatatatagatatagatatagatatagatatagatataatatttacaagataataacaatatttctgAACAGGATTAGGTGCTGATTCTGATATGCCAGATCATGATTTAGAGCCACCTCGTTTTAGTCGAAATGCTTTGGAAAGATTACTAAATGACTGGTCAGCAGTTCAATGTATGATTATGTCAGGGGTCTCTGAAAATGGTAATGAACAGTTATTTGGAGATCAAGGACAATTATGTCGCCAAAGTGGTACCGCATTATTAGATAAATTCACCCATCTGTTACTTGTTAAATGCAGCACAGAGGtaattttctattcatttatctattactatttgtatatttctaatttaatatagaatttttgtataaagaaatacaaatagcaattcttaaaatattattatatattatttagatgCTTGATACTTTGCTTACTACTCTTATAAGAGAGTTGCAAAATGATTCTATACCTGGACGTCAAGAAGAAGCAAACAATGTTGCTCGACGATTTGTAAGATCTGTAGCTcgaatattcgtaatatttactATCGAAATGGCACCTAATacagcaaaaagaaaaaggtataaattgcgtcgaaaaaattatatctaattataattctataatttccacgttgaaataataataatataaatataatgttcaGTGCAAGTCAAGCTTCTCAACCTTTGATGAAATGTCGCAAAGTTTTTCAAGCTTTAATTAAATTGGCAGTCGAAGAATTGTGCGAAACTGCAGATTCATTAATAGCCCCGGTACGATTAGGCGTTGCACGACCAACAGCACCATTTACGTTAACAAGTTCTGCTGTGGAAGTAATAAATGGATCTGAAGAATTGTTTTCTATAGAACCATTAATACCTCATAGTGGAGTTAGTTCTCAAACTTTAGATGGTGGGTTACAAACGCaacaagtaaataataatataactattGCTAGAGATGTTTCTGCAATGGATGAAGTTGAAGGTGGAGaaggtaataatcgtataatgataattataattaaaatactcATAATcgtatgctttttttttttttttttaaagatgtCCCTATGGATATAGATGGAGATATAAGTGAACACGACGAATCAGGTGTTTCTGGTACTGTTGCTGGTCAACCACTTGGTGAAGTTGATAGCAATGCAGGTGGTGTTGGGGAAGAACAGGCAGGAGATGGAGAATCTGATACAGAATTAGATCTTTTAGCTGAAGCCGAAACTGAATCGGATTCAGACGATAATCACAGTAATCAAGATGCTGCATCGGCTCAAAGAAGTGTTCAAACTGGAGCTACTGCAGGTTCAGATGGTGGTATGGGATCAATATTACTGTTTCCCGAAGATGAGTCTGGTGAATCCAGTCAACAGGAAGATGATGAAAGTGAAGCAGGTGAAACAGACGAACaagataatgaagattttCAAATTGGAGATGAACAATTGGAACGTAGaaggtataatatattttatattaattttgtaatatacatttataatatataaattatttaatgagaATATTTCAGTGGATCATCTGGCCATTTACATCGCAACAATTTGGCACCAGTTTCTATGCAATGGGCTATTCGTAATCGTGAGTCAAGTACGCGTACTGCAGGCTTACGAGTGACGGGCGGCAGTAATTTGGTTTTTATCGATCCCGTATCTCTGAGACGTACCACTGCTACATCTGCCGTTGCAGCTGCACAAGAACCTATAACTATGGGAACCACTGCAAGTTGTTTGGCACGAGCTTTTGGAATTGTAATTCGACAGATTGCCGATCTATTAGTTATGATGCAAGATTACAAAACGTTGGCTCCTACTTTACCACGATTAATGGAAATTACCTTTCAAGATGCATTGAACTTACAGGTGtttaattttactattctCATGGATATTTCTTAAGTagtcttaattttattacgaagctaatttgattaatttaattaatttaattacgaaGCTAaatggtttttcttttctttttttttttttttttttttttttttcttgcatttGCAGTTATATTTAGAAGCACATTTGAAACCTACATGGGATTGGCTTTTAACAGTTATGGATGCTACCGAAGCACAATTAAGGTTTGGCGTGTCTTTGACGCGTAGCGCTGATCCGACACATCCTGAACATCCACTTAATAATGCTCCTTCACTTTCTGGCGGTAATTTCACTGGGTTATTGAGTTCAGCAGCTCTCTCTTTGACATTACAAGGAAATGCGAGTCGAAACCAACGCAGTGGTATTGCAACAAGCTCCAATATTTCTGCTCCTCAAGCTTCGACAAGACTTACTGTTGGTTTTGCTGGTGTTAGTGAACCTGCTAGGAATAGCAGAGAACGTGAAGGTTTGTGTGAAGATATGTTCCTATTGCTTTCTATATTTGTGCAGTTTTGAATTTTTCGTAATATAGCTAAATGTTCAGTTGATTTAAtaactttctattttattcacaTTAAACTGCCAGCTTAACCACCGAAGCTAGGAGcacgattaatttttaagtacaaACTGGATtcctaaaaagaaaagtaatgacGCTTTTCGTGGTAAGAGaaacgaataattatattttgtttacagGTGGTGATTTGCATTCTGCTAGGCGAGAGTTTTTGTCTTACTGTTTATCTTTGATGCGTGCTCATAATGGAGAACACAGAGACAGTTTACCAGTTTTAGACGTTTCCGCGTTAAGACACGTTGCATATGTATTCGATGCTCTTGTGTATTACATGCGTTGTCTTTCTGAACCATTAACATCAAGAGGCGAAGCGCAAAAAGAGTCATCCAATTATTCAACATGGAATGATCAAGTTAGtaaactattttatcttgtaatattattttatcttgcatcaattttctttatttttttccttaggatgaaaatgataatgatgaaggAGAGGAATATAATTCTCCAGCACCTACTGCATTAGAAACCGATTCTGTGGACTACCCAGATTTACTTCAAGTTCCCATATGCGGGTCTGGAAATAACAGTAATTCTACAcctaaaggaagaaaacatcCTTTCTTTCAAAGATCAGATTCTACCTTATGCCTTGGTTGTCCGCCTCTCGATCCATTTGACACAGTTATGAGCGAAGCATTACCATTAGCTGATCAGCCGCATTTATTGCAGCCACATTCAAGGCGTGAGGATCTCTTTGGCATCCCACGACAGCCGACAGGCGCTGCCAACCAAAATCCATTAGCAGGTTTGCCTACAAGGCTCGGTCTCTCCGCACGTGGTGCTGACAATCAAAATAATTTGTCATCTCCTACATTCAGTCAAATCATTCCTGGAGCTACATTTGTTCCTTCAGAAGTAAGACGACCTTCTGCTTCTGCCGGAGATTCAGGATCTACAAAATTTGTTGTAATATTTTACGCTATCctcatcatttatatatatatatatttatttatttatttatttatttatttatttatatatatatatattgatcataaataaattattatctatttcagGAAAAGCCTAAATCATATCATCATGTATATGAAGGTCCAACACCTATGGTAACAGAACAAATAGACAGAGCTCCTATAATAGTATCTACCAATAATCAAAATGACTCTGGAAATAGTAAGGGTAAAGATGTATGTAAAACAAATAGAAGTGTTATAGTTAGAGCTGGAACTATATCCGTAAGTAATTCGTTTCATTAACAcaatttattactttctcattcagctatatatttatcattaattttcatttcacaAAGGAAACAAACCTGAACAAAGCTACTGCTCCTGAAGTATTGGTTGTTCCAACGGTTGAAAATCAGAACGTTTCTGAAGAAGTTGATCCAGCTGTAACTAGTCATGAAATTTCTGCACATGAAACAGTAGAAACAAGTCCAGTGGAATCTGCTAGAACTATATCAACTATTGGGACAAATATTTCACATAATATTCTATTAGGACGATGGAGATTATCATTGGATTTATTTGGTCGAGTTTTTATGGAAGATGTTGGTCTAGAAGCAGGATCAGTTGTATCCGAACTTGGTGGTTTCTCTGTAAAGGAAGCTAAATTCCGTAGAAATATGGAAAAGCTAAGAAATTCCCAACAAAAAGATATTACCTTGTCAAAGGTAATATTATTgatcatataaaatatgtaataatctATATCAcagttttatatatcatacgatACTACATATTTACTCGTggtataaatatagtaataaataaatataagtatcaTGTGAATATAACAATTACTagtaattgaatattttataatatgaatatttcataatttttatagattgaACGTGATAGAACTCAATTATTGGTGCAAACGATGAAAGAATTAAACacacaatataatttatataacaaaagaacTTCTAATGCTCCACCTTTGGCAGTAAATCGAGTAAAAGTAACATTTAAAGATGAGCCAGGTGAAGGTTCAGGTGTTGCTAGAAGTTTTTATACTGCAATAGCCGAGGTttgtgataatatttattaagattgTAATATgaggaattatttaaaatgtatattaatatatgttatatttttctcgtaatatttaatgttactgtcaatcaattttatttaagaattaCACAAGTACAGTTTTAATAATGAAGACGAGTGGGAGATTGTAAATATGATGTATTTATTCAAATAGATGCATACCAAAAttcatgatttatttttaaaatatcttcttttttttttttttttttttgtttctttttttatctattaaaatgTATGCATAAATATCGAAAGTCATCGTATTTACAATATCCTACTCGTCTCAGAGAAATAATCCGATTTTTCGTTATCTTTAGGCATTACTTGCAAATGAGAAACTTCCAAATCTTGAAGCAGCACAGGTTGGGTCTAAATACacacaatataacgttttacaaaaattaaaaagcagAGATCGCGATCGTGATCTTAGAAGACAGGTAGGTCATTCTATATTAAACGGGATCTATGAGGTTATGACGAATATTTCttcataattttaaattttacttaAGAATCCTAGATCCTCCGGAAAATGTCGTGAAACACGTAAAGCATTATCCTTCGAAGCTCGTTCCTTTCATCCTTCAAGTTCTGTGGAAGGAAATAATGCATCTGGATCTGGTAGTTCATCATCCAATACACATCCTTTACCAGCCAGTCATCCAAACAATGATCATTTGACAATGCATCAACAACAACTTGGTGATAGATTATATCCTAAAGTAAGCATCCTTCTTAAAAacaagataaggaaaaaaatatattttctttttttccttctctctgtctctttcttttttttttcttttctttttttttcttttttatttaggtACATGCATTACGGCCTGCATTAGCAGAAAAAATAACTGGAATGCTACTTGAATTATCTCCTGCACAATTATTGATGCTCCTCGCTTCAGAAGATGCTTTAAGacaaaaagtagaagaagcaTTTGAGTTAATTCATAGCCATAACCAAGACTTAACTAGCGAAGCACTTTTAGATCTTGATGTATTCAGTTTAACCGAACGTTGTGCAgctaataagaaaaagatagagaataatATCATGGATGATGGAGACGATAACGCTCCTCTTTTCTATTCACCTGATAAAAGAGGCTTTTATACACCTAGACAAGGTAGAGCCAGTTATGAACGATTAAATGCTTTTAGGAATGTTGGCAGGTAAGTTATCTAGAAAACATTTAtcttcataattaataataatttaaaatgtatctaatattaatcgcttgattttctttttatttttgtttaataggTTGATAGGCTTATGTCTATTACAAAACGAGTTGTgtccaatatttttaaatcgtcacgttattaaatatattttagcaAGGCCGATACGTTTCCATGATCTTGCATTTTTTGATTCTGTAATTTATGAAAGTTTGAGACAACTCGTTATCGATGCTGAAACTAAAGACAGCAACAGTTTATTCTCCGCATTGGATCTTACTTTtaggtaaataaatatatacataaaaaaaggagatatcTTCTTTGAAATATTGTCTATGCATCGATGTaatttaatcttcttttttctccccctccctccctactTTTAGCATTGATTTATGTCCTGAAGAAGGTGGTGGCTCGATTGAACTTATATCAAGTGGTCGGGACGTAGAAGTTACAGCAAATAATGTATATGATTATGTACGAAAATATGCGGAAGTCCGTATGATAAAGGTACAAGAGAAGGCCTTGCATGCAATGCGAGAAGGAGTATTTGATGTTTTACCAGAGGGAGCATTGGATGGTTTAACATCCGAAGATTTAAGACTGCTTTTAAATGGAGTTGGTGACATTAACGTGTCAGTTTTGATATCATACACATCGTTTAACGATGAATCTGGAGAAGCAACGGAAAAATTAGTAAAGTTTAAGCGATGGTTATGGTCCATTGTTGAAAAAATGTCACATGTCGAACGGCAGGACTTGGTAATCATTTTCTCTGATATTATGTGCTACGTgcacataaaatttatataaatatcgaattgttcaagaaacaaacagaaataacattatttattttttcaattatgtcttttgaaatttagacgtctattttttattttttaattcatatctTTTTCAGGTATATTTTTGGACAGGGTCTCCTGCATTACCAGCGAGCGAAGATGGTTTTCAACCAATGCCAAGTGTTACGATTCGACCAGCCGACGATGCTCATCTACCAACTGCAAATACATGTATTTCTCGCCTATACGTTCCATTGTACAGCTCTCGTCATGTTTTACGGCATAAGCTACTTCTTGCTATTAAAACAAAGAACTTCGGATTTGTATGAATTTATCAAGTGATCATCATTCACACTTGCTCCAAGAGAAAAAGTCGCATTAATGATATTGACATAAGAAAATGGTTAtgtgttgtttttctttctttcatagaaaaatttataacatttataaatttataaggtgtaattatgaattatgatTTCCCTTATCATAAAGTGGTCTTCGTCTTGATAAGGATTTATGTTAAAGTGTCATATTTAGTCTTTATAGTGGTCCAATAAACTTTCCCAAAATTATGTTGTGCTAATCAATCAAGTAACCTGTATTTTCAAAGAAGTATTATCACATTCTATAGgctatgtataatatattaacattacATTTACTTAAATCGTGTAATATAAATCTTTTGGCTCGTTATCacgtattattcttttcatttttttttctttttttttcttttttttttttttggctttttACGACAAAAGCATGTTTGAAGACTTTTAAGAAATTCTAATGATCatacaatgaaaaaatttttttattaggcTCATATAAGATGTAACATAAAATGACAGAAAATTGCGAGTTTTCAGATGCACACCATAAGAGTTTCTTGGACACTTGTTTgttgttaaatataatacatatcagTTTAAAAACGAGACTATGACACGAGTATCGAAATATAAACTATGCGATTTGACATCCATGATACTAAAATTTAAAATGTGTCGTGCCAAGATTTAccttataaaatgcaatgtaAAAATCATTAGATAACTAAAATATGTAATAGGAACAATACTTTCAAATGCTTTTTGGcattataatctttaagaAAATACAGAACGGTACACTACAAGATCCTCAAGTGTGATGTAAaccaaatgaaaattttattttattaacataatttcaGCTTTAATCGacgtaattttttaatttcgatatttaaatcttaacaataatcCAAACCACTCAaaatttagtttctttttaaactATTACATTGACTGTGTTAATGACTTGATCATCCAAATTAgccaaatattaaaataatattaaggatgTCTAGCTGCCTATTTCGTATCGttaaatatcttcttttaaCACGTTCAAAATCTTCAATTCTATCGTAAAACAATATCAACTCTGGTTATGTATGCTGTTTAGTCCTGGCATGCATTCATATACGTCTTTGCTTGTGTCTAGGATCGCAACAATGTTTTTCCAAAACGGTTGAccattttgaaagaaaaattcaatgtacagttttaaatatatttcctaaTCAATAAActgaaatagtaaaaaataatctattatctttaatttacttaaaaaaaaagactaatgctaatatgtataatataataaatctcattatttataaatttctaaaaatcgtaaagttatatacaataattatattatccatTATGTTCCTGACAAAGTATTGATAGAAACTTATGTACAATGGTTACCTATTGACCACTTCCTGAACTGTTCTGGGGTAATTTTGCAGTTGTTTGACTTAATTGAGCCAATGTTTCTGGAGTAGCATGTGCTTTTAAGATTGAATTTTCAGCTTCCAATTGATTAATACGGTCCATAAGTTctgctattttttcttttaatacctCAACTTCTTCTCGTACGGCAAACATCAAATGACTCTTTACCAGATCCTATAAACATTACagtattatcgtcattagtttacttatttataagaattacatatattttcatttctttttaattaagaaaattatttaccaTAGcttgttcaatttt is part of the Vespa crabro chromosome 8, iyVesCrab1.2, whole genome shotgun sequence genome and encodes:
- the LOC124426393 gene encoding E3 ubiquitin-protein ligase UBR5 isoform X1 — protein: MTSIHFVVHPLPGTDDQLNDRLKEVAEKINRYGYVTLPAFNGLKVSIKRIVVGPTHIALLTEDNRICRVAFTVLSDRLDLSKNEPNRNTTKNHVGNSNSAPSGSGSSGSGSRAGISRSRARIMRSSSAIRGGSNSGSSGGSGRIGPPGVIMGSGSGNSSRPIASVPAPFVPEDLISQAQVVLQGKSRNLIIRELQRTNLDVNLAVNNLLSRDDEEGDDADDAADSYVPEDLISLLDGGFSNEHSVIIDADSMFSEDMFGYAGIRHRGSSSRRLGNDREGERSSERDRDRDSFSRWRDRQYYGPRRWLETALKDSWEKDPDNKKKELASQSPLWISEELEWWHERSNEPAPRFVQIAALYSELIAVSTSGQLYQWKWSDPEPYKHLENPNVHHPKTIPLALMTEKIVNISATAIRCSVSTESGKVATWLDELLGHVASRLEHPAQAFTEFTLDKIVSLHTCALYTVAKLESGALYWWGVLPFSQRKKLWEKYKAKSRKHRPSTVISNDISYGTHVCMKNSPMYQPGAIGFTIANGVPKVGQLLSAAWNLDATCRFKILPAGSHLPNSNFDKRESNGNGNTSINKSNHKETADRLDMPPPPSPASSTCSDTGSITTSHKRQKRLTPRNEGESERKDEEDWQLKDVVFVEDVKTVPIGKVIKVDGCYVAVKFFSKDSKEKEKETKEKDFSTSDFKDLTAEELIKLLADCRLLRKDELQVIKSSMNPRAPDCFQRTPRRVNIVEGSSDNLLTIATDGQGIHAILKSGNKLSYVVYNLSTGRYVQDCYIPSDITAFLGLQPQNINLTSAGENIECSMILRDGNNTIYPIAKDCADAIRDPNWLDLLPVVCIGTSTIPIPSCSNSTNLKNQVAVIALAFDNLLLMSRILRCDYDSVKQLFCNLEQDLKGNVTQIQSIVLERCDGNRNILHACVTMCAPTSNKKSDKDIGYALVSNAVDGTSAPIEEPIPTLSWPPEAFDNTSGEEDSLLSIGAASISMMNKPNIGAASNNTYIVDSVERRNNALLILKYMCESNVLAPYLKELLTAKDAQGQTPLMLAVSVRAYHAALILLDTIQKVGRDSKECSAMILPPDANPDLSPLFVTCCNDTCSFTWTGADHINQDIFECRTCGLTGSLCCCTECARVCHRGHDCKLKRTSPTAYCDCWEKCKCRALIAGYQVARYDLLCRLVVNTDLATKINSRGECILLFLAQTVGRQFIEQRQFRPATRPRSTSASRKAPSSDGLGADSDMPDHDLEPPRFSRNALERLLNDWSAVQCMIMSGVSENGNEQLFGDQGQLCRQSGTALLDKFTHLLLVKCSTEMLDTLLTTLIRELQNDSIPGRQEEANNVARRFVRSVARIFVIFTIEMAPNTAKRKSASQASQPLMKCRKVFQALIKLAVEELCETADSLIAPVRLGVARPTAPFTLTSSAVEVINGSEELFSIEPLIPHSGVSSQTLDGGLQTQQVNNNITIARDVSAMDEVEGGEDVPMDIDGDISEHDESGVSGTVAGQPLGEVDSNAGGVGEEQAGDGESDTELDLLAEAETESDSDDNHSNQDAASAQRSVQTGATAGSDGGMGSILLFPEDESGESSQQEDDESEAGETDEQDNEDFQIGDEQLERRSGSSGHLHRNNLAPVSMQWAIRNRESSTRTAGLRVTGGSNLVFIDPVSLRRTTATSAVAAAQEPITMGTTASCLARAFGIVIRQIADLLVMMQDYKTLAPTLPRLMEITFQDALNLQLYLEAHLKPTWDWLLTVMDATEAQLRFGVSLTRSADPTHPEHPLNNAPSLSGGNFTGLLSSAALSLTLQGNASRNQRSGIATSSNISAPQASTRLTVGFAGVSEPARNSREREGGDLHSARREFLSYCLSLMRAHNGEHRDSLPVLDVSALRHVAYVFDALVYYMRCLSEPLTSRGEAQKESSNYSTWNDQDENDNDEGEEYNSPAPTALETDSVDYPDLLQVPICGSGNNSNSTPKGRKHPFFQRSDSTLCLGCPPLDPFDTVMSEALPLADQPHLLQPHSRREDLFGIPRQPTGAANQNPLAGLPTRLGLSARGADNQNNLSSPTFSQIIPGATFVPSEVRRPSASAGDSGSTKFVEKPKSYHHVYEGPTPMVTEQIDRAPIIVSTNNQNDSGNSKGKDVCKTNRSVIVRAGTISETNLNKATAPEVLVVPTVENQNVSEEVDPAVTSHEISAHETVETSPVESARTISTIGTNISHNILLGRWRLSLDLFGRVFMEDVGLEAGSVVSELGGFSVKEAKFRRNMEKLRNSQQKDITLSKIERDRTQLLVQTMKELNTQYNLYNKRTSNAPPLAVNRVKVTFKDEPGEGSGVARSFYTAIAEALLANEKLPNLEAAQVGSKYTQYNVLQKLKSRDRDRDLRRQNPRSSGKCRETRKALSFEARSFHPSSSVEGNNASGSGSSSSNTHPLPASHPNNDHLTMHQQQLGDRLYPKVHALRPALAEKITGMLLELSPAQLLMLLASEDALRQKVEEAFELIHSHNQDLTSEALLDLDVFSLTERCAANKKKIENNIMDDGDDNAPLFYSPDKRGFYTPRQGRASYERLNAFRNVGRLIGLCLLQNELCPIFLNRHVIKYILARPIRFHDLAFFDSVIYESLRQLVIDAETKDSNSLFSALDLTFSIDLCPEEGGGSIELISSGRDVEVTANNVYDYVRKYAEVRMIKVQEKALHAMREGVFDVLPEGALDGLTSEDLRLLLNGVGDINVSVLISYTSFNDESGEATEKLVKFKRWLWSIVEKMSHVERQDLVYFWTGSPALPASEDGFQPMPSVTIRPADDAHLPTANTCISRLYVPLYSSRHVLRHKLLLAIKTKNFGFV